TGTTTCACTCTCATTCCTATTTTCCATTCCATTTCCCGCTACACCTCATCTTCAACAGTGGCTCTTGTGGCCAATATCTCTTTTTTCCCCGGTAAAAGGGATAACAGATATGTACAAGTCCGTTTTACCAATTCTCGACGATTGCTACTTGAGTATTCACTTTCAATCGTCTCCGTTACGATATCAACGATCTTACGATTGATCTCTTCTTGCGAAACGATGATCTCCTGAGAAAAGTAGGAAAGGAATACACCGGTCAGCTTAGATGCAATCGATTTAAGATCCTGTATGGGATCGCCACGCTTCGCTAAGTCTATGACGGGGGCATATGTGTTCCCATCAAAAAAGCCCATTCCAGGACCTGGATCTGCCAGCCTTTGCTGCAATGCGGCGAAATTCTCCATTTTCTCGATCATATCGGGGGTAAGCGCATAAACGATGAATACGGCTCCATTCCGTAGCTCGACTAAGGAGTTAAGTTGACTCATCAATAGAGAATGAATTCTCGCTACCTTCTTGCGTTCCACTTGAAACCCCTGTTCCGCTTCATCAAAGGTAACCACAGTCCCTTGAAACCCCGCGTGCTTGATAAACTGGAACAATGAATGGAGCATACGTTGTGCATAGCGGTTCTGTTCATTGCCGGAGATAGGAGATAACCCTAAATCCCTGGCCAAATGTTTATTTCCAATCTCGCCACTCAGCCAACGTAGAATCGGTTCCAGTTCAATCTCATTCTCTCCATAGATTGCTAGAAAAGCTCGTTTCATCAGTTTGCCATATTCATTTAATTTAAATTGATACTTGTCTAATCCATTGATCCATTGAAAAAATAAATCTTCTAAAGCATTCGTACTATCTTTTTCCTTGCGTTCTTTAATTTGCAAAAGCAGCTCCTTTAAGCCATATGTTTCATTATTCGTGGTAAGATTCCTGATCACCTCTTGATATACGACGAGTGTCTTCGTAAAATCGATCTCTTTATTTAATGTTACTTTACTCGTAACGCAATCCCTCTCTCGCGCCAATTCCATCAGATGGTTGATAAAATGAGTTTTGCCTGAACCGAATGGTCCCACCACAAACTTCTGATCGGATTCTCCTCTAGAAAATCTCTCTTTTAAGTAGATTTGATCTAATCGCGCAAATAATTCCTCACTTCCGGCGGTAAATTGGATGACTCTATTCTCCGGGGCCGTCCCATACGCCGCCATATTCTCAAAGGTCGTAAGGATAGATTCCCTCATCTCCCAACTCTCCCTTCCATCTACCTGATGGATTCAATGTTTGCTATTAAATGTGTAGCCAGCCTTTTGATCAATGCCCGGCGATAATCGGCGCCGGCATGCGCTTCTAACACTTCTTCTCCCAGCCGGTACAACTCTTCTTTCATACTTTCACGAACTTGAAAGTAACGAAGAAGTAGTTCAACCATTCCTCGGAGGAATTCCTCAGGACTCTCCGTTTCATTGACGGATTGAATCGGTAGGACGGGCGATCGCCATCCGATTCCTTCAGCGACGTTTCGATTCATCATGAGCCGTTGACCAAGGGCAGGATATGTATCATTCACATGTTTAAAAAAACCGGGAAGAACCGCAAAAACAACACCCGTACCGACTAGGGTTCCATTGGTAGTCCCGTCTATCAACCTCCTTATGAGGTTAGCTGCTTTCTTAAATTTATTGGATGGTCTGGTAGGAGAGGTCGTAAGTGTTTTATTATTTTCATCAAACAGGAGAAGAAGTCCCGGAACACCGATCATGTGTAAGCTGGTTAGAACCGTCTTTAGGAAAACTTCTGCGTTTCGTTTTGTAAGGGAACCCTTGAAAAACCTTGCAAATTTTGCGCCACTAAAGTCTTTTACCGTTGTTTTTTCACCGAGAATATTGCGACTGAGTACCTCCCATTGAGTTTCGTCTAATCCCTGACTATGTTTCATGGCAAAAATAATCGCTTTCCTTATCCCCTCATGGGGGAGCGGGGTCTTTCCCAGTTTATCGATTTGATATTGAGGATTTTTACTTAATTCTTTTAATATGTTAGGGAGCGATTGGATATGTTGGTTGCCTACCACCATCTCCATATTGGCTAGGATCTCCTTCGTAATCCCTTGCCAGTCATCAAGAGGTAGATCATCCGATAAGGCAGTCCTATAGATGATATATCCTTTCTTGATCCCCAAATGGTAAAGAAGGCTAAGCAGATGTGACTTTCCCGATCCGGAAGGTCCTTCATAAAAACGGCAAGTGGCTCCTCCTTGTGAAATAAAGGTATCAAGGATCTCTTCTTCGAAAAAATTGATGTATTTTGTAGTACCAACATCTATAAGGGCACTTCTCTCATCGGTTAGATGTCCATGTTGGGCGATCGTTTTTAAC
The DNA window shown above is from Thermicanus aegyptius DSM 12793 and carries:
- a CDS encoding BREX system ATP-binding domain-containing protein, which codes for MRESILTTFENMAAYGTAPENRVIQFTAGSEELFARLDQIYLKERFSRGESDQKFVVGPFGSGKTHFINHLMELARERDCVTSKVTLNKEIDFTKTLVVYQEVIRNLTTNNETYGLKELLLQIKERKEKDSTNALEDLFFQWINGLDKYQFKLNEYGKLMKRAFLAIYGENEIELEPILRWLSGEIGNKHLARDLGLSPISGNEQNRYAQRMLHSLFQFIKHAGFQGTVVTFDEAEQGFQVERKKVARIHSLLMSQLNSLVELRNGAVFIVYALTPDMIEKMENFAALQQRLADPGPGMGFFDGNTYAPVIDLAKRGDPIQDLKSIASKLTGVFLSYFSQEIIVSQEEINRKIVDIVTETIESEYSSSNRRELVKRTCTYLLSLLPGKKEILATRATVEDEV
- a CDS encoding BREX system ATP-binding domain-containing protein — its product is MPLHEDRANMLVEVIEALKTIAQHGHLTDERSALIDVGTTKYINFFEEEILDTFISQGGATCRFYEGPSGSGKSHLLSLLYHLGIKKGYIIYRTALSDDLPLDDWQGITKEILANMEMVVGNQHIQSLPNILKELSKNPQYQIDKLGKTPLPHEGIRKAIIFAMKHSQGLDETQWEVLSRNILGEKTTVKDFSGAKFARFFKGSLTKRNAEVFLKTVLTSLHMIGVPGLLLLFDENNKTLTTSPTRPSNKFKKAANLIRRLIDGTTNGTLVGTGVVFAVLPGFFKHVNDTYPALGQRLMMNRNVAEGIGWRSPVLPIQSVNETESPEEFLRGMVELLLRYFQVRESMKEELYRLGEEVLEAHAGADYRRALIKRLATHLIANIESIR